ATCATTTGCCGGAGCAAAGGCCACAAAGTTTGAATTATTAACTTTAATTGGATCCCCTCCGCTTGGGTTTTTCTCATAGGCTTGTGCCGTTCCAGATTTACCAGCAGGATTATAGTTCGCTGTATGGAAAGCTGCGTACCCTGTACCGCCTTGTTCCTGCGTAACCCGTTTAAAGCCATTTTGAACATCTTTAATGTATTCTTCTTTCATCGTGATACGATTTAACACATCAGGTTCAAATGAATGCTGCGTACCGCCAATTTCATCGATTTTTATTGTTGGCTTTCGGATTTCTTTTACTAGCTGCGGCTTGATGCGATACCCTCCATTAGCTATTGCAGAAGTATATTGAACAAGCTGCAGCGGCGTGTACGTATCATACTGGCCAATTCCTAAATCAAGCGCTGTACCTGGAACATTGCTTCCGCCTTGTACACCTGTTGATTCGTTATCGAGGTTTATGCCTGTTGATACGCCTAAGCCGAACTGACTGTAGTACGAACGCAGTTCGCTGAATGTGTCAGGTTTAATCGGTAAAGTCATGTTCTTGTGGTACTGTAATCCAGCCATCGCCATTACCGTTTTAAACATAAATACGTTGGATGAATATTTTAACGCGGATGAATACGTTAAGGGTCCTAACCCCTCAGCCTCAGCTGATTTCTTAATTGGTGTTCCTTTAATTTTTAACGGTTCATCAACGAACACTGTGTTTGGCTTAATAGCTCCTGAATCTAAGCCAGCTAGAACCGTTGCCCCTTTTACAACAGAGCCCATTGTATAAGATGTTGAAATATTCCCTAGTGCAAAATCTTCTATTTTAGGTACCCCAGTCTTCTTATCAATGGTGTATTTTTTACCTGCCATTGTTAAGATTTCTCCTGTGTGAGGATCCATCATAATCACAAAAGCACGGTCTAAAAACTGCGTTCCTTTCATTTTCTTTTTGGCTAAAAGCTGGTCCGTAATTTGTTTTTCTACCGCTTTTTGAAGCTCCATATCAATAGTTAAAACTAAATCACTGCCGCGTTCGCCTTTCGACACTTGAATTGTATCAAGGAGATTTCCTTTATCATCTGTTACATACTGGACTTTTTCTTTTTGACCGCTGAGCTGAGCTTCGTATTGCTTCTCTAAATAGCTCGTCCCAACTTGGTCATTTCGACTATAGCCTCTTGATAAGTAATACTGTACTTTATCTTTGGGCAGACCCTCGTTGGCAGAGGATACATTTCCAAGCAAAGTACGGAGAGTGCTGTTTTCTGGGTATGAGCGATCCCAATACGTTGTTGTATCAACACCCGGAAGTTCATCTAAATGCTCACTTACAACGGCATACTCTTCATTTGTCACACCGCTTTTAACAATTTGCGGGGTGCTAGAATAACCTGCCTCCATTTGGCGCTTAATAGCTAGAACTTCTAAATCACTCTTTAAACTTTCTAAATCTTTTTTAGAAATGCGGTCTAACTGACGTTGATACAGTTCGTCATCAGTCATTTCACCATCTTGAACTTTTTTGCGATCAGCTTTCGTAATTTTCTGCTCCGCTTCTTTAGGGTGAAGCATAATCCAATAATCCTTCATGTCGCGTTCTGTAATTTTTACCACGTTTTTAGCATCTTTATTCTTTCTATTTTCTGGAATATCAATCACATTTGTGGTGTAAGGAACATCGATCATAGTGGCTAACTTTTTAGCGATACGCAGCCTTTCTTCAGCTGTATTTCCTTGAAAACGAGTATATGTAATCGTATTTAAAGAGGTATTATCTACAATTACGCGGTTATACCGATCGTACATTTTCCCTCGAGGAACAGGCGTACTGACTGTAACGTC
The genomic region above belongs to Priestia megaterium and contains:
- a CDS encoding peptidoglycan D,D-transpeptidase FtsI family protein codes for the protein MKKKKRRKSHVPFRVNLLFLTVFALFSVLILRLGLVQIVYGENYEREVEKTQDVTVSTPVPRGKMYDRYNRVIVDNTSLNTITYTRFQGNTAEERLRIAKKLATMIDVPYTTNVIDIPENRKNKDAKNVVKITERDMKDYWIMLHPKEAEQKITKADRKKVQDGEMTDDELYQRQLDRISKKDLESLKSDLEVLAIKRQMEAGYSSTPQIVKSGVTNEEYAVVSEHLDELPGVDTTTYWDRSYPENSTLRTLLGNVSSANEGLPKDKVQYYLSRGYSRNDQVGTSYLEKQYEAQLSGQKEKVQYVTDDKGNLLDTIQVSKGERGSDLVLTIDMELQKAVEKQITDQLLAKKKMKGTQFLDRAFVIMMDPHTGEILTMAGKKYTIDKKTGVPKIEDFALGNISTSYTMGSVVKGATVLAGLDSGAIKPNTVFVDEPLKIKGTPIKKSAEAEGLGPLTYSSALKYSSNVFMFKTVMAMAGLQYHKNMTLPIKPDTFSELRSYYSQFGLGVSTGINLDNESTGVQGGSNVPGTALDLGIGQYDTYTPLQLVQYTSAIANGGYRIKPQLVKEIRKPTIKIDEIGGTQHSFEPDVLNRITMKEEYIKDVQNGFKRVTQEQGGTGYAAFHTANYNPAGKSGTAQAYEKNPSGGDPIKVNNSNFVAFAPANDPEIAVAVVVPSAFVPSAPNTITKELARSALDTYFDLKKKGEQEVKDQEENQQAVIANDAN